One part of the Trichomycterus rosablanca isolate fTriRos1 chromosome 25, fTriRos1.hap1, whole genome shotgun sequence genome encodes these proteins:
- the bpnt2 gene encoding inositol monophosphatase 3, with translation MAPMGIRLSPLGVAVFCLLGLGLLYHLYSGVLSNRLSVFRQKKTVDLRDLLALSIEAATQGGWEVKRIRMEDTLEEKSKGKTKEGAVEKLTLGDLNSHRKMFYLIRNTYPYIQVNSEEHDNSDGEATVWTRNIPEEILTKIPVGKEVPAESVTVWIDPLDATQEYTENLRKYVTTMVCVAVNGKPVVGVIHKPFTGFTAWGMVGAGANVAPRESYNAANPKVIVSRSHAGKVKGFIQQAFGNNTEIIPAGGAGYKVLALLDATDEEYEKADMYVHVTFIKKWDICAGNAILNAVGGQMTTLKGEEIDYSGSEKNPGGVLATASLDHAAVVRKLPVWDENKH, from the exons ATGGCACCCATGGGTATCCGTCTGTCCCCTCTGGGAGTGGCGGTCTTCTGCTTGCTCGGACTTGGCCTCCTGTATCACCTCTACTCCGGCGTCCTGTCCAACAGGCTGTCAGTCTTCCGTCAGAAGAAGACGGTGGATCTGCGCGACCTGCTGGCTCTGTCCATAGAGGCGGCCACGCAGGGAGGGTGGGAGGTGAAGCGGATCCGTATGGAGGACACGCTGGAGGAAAAGTCCAAGGGTAAAACGAAAGAGGGGGCCGTGGAGAAGCTCACGCTCGGAGATCTGAACTCGCACCGGAAAATGTTCTACCTGATCAGAAACACCTACCCCTACATACAG GTGAACTCAGAAGAGCACGATAACTCTGACGGCGAAGCCACCGTCTGGACCCGTAACATCCCCGAGGAGATTCTGACCAAGATTCCGGTGGGTAAAGAGGTGCCTGCGGAGAGCGTGACTGTGTGGATCGACCCACTGGACGCTACGCAGGAGTACACAG AGAACCTGAGGAAGTACGTCACCACCATGGTGTGTGTAGCGGTGAATGGAAAGCCTGTGGTGGGAGTGATCCACAAACCTTTCACTGGTTTTACAG CGTGGGGGATGGTGGGCGCCGGAGCCAACGTGGCACCCCGCGAGTCCTACAACGCCGCCAACCCGAAGGTCATAGTGTCACGCTCGCACGCTGGCAAAGTCAAAGGCTTCATTCAGCAGGCGTTCGGGAACAACACCGAGATCATACCGGCAGGGGGGGCAG GATACAAGGTCCTCGCTCTGTTGGACGCCACGGACGAAGAATACGAGAAGGCCGACATGTACGTCCACGTCACCTTCATCAAGAAGTGGGACATCTGTGCCGGAAACGCCATCCTGAACGCCGTGGGTGGTCAGATGACGACGCTCAAAGGAGAGGAGATCGACTACTCGGGGTCCGAGAAGAACCCGGGCGGTGTGCTCGCCACCGCCAGCCTGGACCACGCGGCCGTGGTGAGGAAGCTGCCGGTCTGGGACGAGAACAAACACTGA